The DNA window CCACGGCCGTGAGGGCCATCGGATCGGCGCCCACCTCGAACTGGCCGAGGTACTCGCCGCTGCCGTTCGGCGACCACGCGGAGGCCTCCACGGCCCGCCCCATGTGTCGGAAGGGCTGATACGGCCCCTGGTCCGGGTCGATGCACGGGAACTGCACCGCGATGGTGTCGGGGGGCGGGTTCTGGAAGGAGAGATCCGGGTAGAGGTAGTCGCTCTCGACGACCCACTGGGCCTCGATCGTCGCGTCGTTGCGCACGCGGTTGACGAGCCAGCGGTTGGGAACGATCGGGAACAGGCGTCGTCCCGCGTCGTCACCCACCTTGCTGTTCGTCAGCGCGTCGGGCAGGGCCCAGTGCAGGTGGATGCCCGCGGTGATGGTGAGCTTCGCGTTGTCGAAAGGCGCCGTCAGGACGAGGTCGGCGATGCTGGGGGTCGTGCTGTTCGGCTGGTCGTGCGTCGAGACCTTCTGGGTCTGTGGGTCGGTCGTGTTGTACGTGAACGGCAGCTTCGTGAAGTCGACCAGCGGCGCGTGGAGGTCTCTGGTTTCGCCTCGGGGTACGACGAGGGCATCCAGATGCATGGGGACGAGCAGGACGGAGGGCATGGACCTCTACCTCGGGGGGCACGGGCGCGCGCACGGAAGGCACGTCGTCCTTCCGCCCGGCGCGAATCACTTTCCCGCCCTACCGCAACTCGTGTGCCTGCTCGAAGATGGCTTCACGCGGGCGGTGCACTGTTGCGTGCCCCTCTCTCCACGTCGCCCGAGAGCGCGTTTCCGCGGCGTTCTGCGCTCGAACGCCAGCGTAACGAGGCGATCCCGGGGTGTTACGGTGAAACACCGGGGCTGTTACAGTTACATCTGTCTGTGACAGTGGCTTGTCCCACGCTCAGCCGTTCCCGCATCCGGGCGACGACGACCCCATTGACGGCCGTGAGTACGAGGGGGGGGCTGCCGGGAGGGGATCGCGGTGCATGCGCGTGACCGTGGTTGCCCGGGGGAGGGGAGCGCCAGGCGCGAGGAGGGGCGTGGGGCGCTTCTGGAGGGGTTGCGGCTCTGTGGGATGGCCTTCCGCGTCGTCGCCGTCGGGGGGCTCAGCGATGAGCCACCAGCGCGGTATGGCCGGGCAGGGCGAGGGACACAGGCCTCACGACGTCGCTCCCATCGAGTCCGCGGAGAGGCTGTTGCCACTGGAGGGTGCCATTCAGGAGCGAGAAGGCGAAGAGCTGCGTTCCCTGCGTGACCAGCACCTGGCCCCCACTCACGAGGAGCGTGGCGGTGTAGAGGCCGATGCCTTTCTCGCCGACGGCATCACAGGTCCAGAGACGACCGCCCGTCAGGTAGTCGAGGCAGTTGACCTCGGCTGCGGCCGTCCAGCTCAACATCGCTGTGCGGACCTCCTTGGCGCTGACGCTGACCACGCGCTGACCTTCCACGACGCAGAGGGTAGGCGCATGCTCGACGCCCTGGAGCGTGGCCTGGAAGCGCCACACCTGCCGACCGGACAGGCGGTCGTAGGCGACGACCACGCCATTGATGGCCGTGAGCACGAGGGGGGCGTCAGAAGGAGGGTCGCGGTACATGCGCGCGACCGTAGTTGCCAGGGAAGGGGAGCGCCAGGCGCGAAGGAGGCGCCGGGCGCCGGGTCCGTCGCGCTGGCGCGCAGCTGGCTCCCACGGCCTGGGCTGGATGGATGGGGGAGTCCCGTGCAGGGCGGGTCGAGCGTCTTCAGCCCCAGAACACGTAGCAACTCACGCCATGGCGGGCCACGACGCCGGGCAGAACCCCGGCTGTCCCTCCCCAGGCAACGTCATTGGGGAGCCGTGGATTCTTCCTGTAGAAGATGCCATCGCCCCCATTCTCGCTGCTGTCGAGCACGACGATATAGGTGTCCGGCCCGAGCCTCTCGTCGAGCAACCGCACCACCTCCTCGCGGAATGCGGTCAGCGTGTTCGTCTCCGACGCTGCTCGATACAGTATCCAGTAGAGATCATTGCCCGTCAGCGAGCCGTAATTCTTCGGCGTGAAGAATTGCTCGCGCGTGATGGCCTTGATCTCTTCCGGAATGGAACCTTTGGTGTGCTTGGTGGCGCTCATGTGGACCTCTATCCTTGCGTGCTCATTCGAGCCAATGAAGCAATCACCACCAACCACAGAGCTTCCTGGGGCACGTGGGCATTGCGAGTTGAATCCCCTGCGAACCAGCGTCGGCAGGGAACGCGTCTCGTCAATGCAAGACAGACGCCACATCAGAAGACTTTCCGAGGATTCCCTCTTCTCGGCGTCCGGTCCGGCGAAGGGCTGGTTTTCAGGGCTGTTTCAGCTCTGGCGAGATCCCGGCGGACGGCGCGCGGACCCTGCGCAGATGCGCGGGTGATGCTCCGAGGTCGCGGCCTGTTGTCCTCATGTGCTGCTGGAATGCCTCACCATAACCTTCAGGAATGCCTCACGCGGTCATGCCGATCTCCGGTGCGGCCACATGAGGCAACAGAGCAAAAGCTCATGAGGGCCGAACCCCTTTGCTCCGTTCCGCGCTGATCTTCCCACAGGATGGTGACGATCCTCTCGCGGTCCCTTTCCCTTCGGCGTCCACGTCTCCGAAGACATGGGCTGCGTAGCCGTCGGCCCGCAGGCTTCCCAGACCTTTGTCGTCTTCG is part of the Chondromyces crocatus genome and encodes:
- a CDS encoding PQQ-binding-like beta-propeller repeat protein, which translates into the protein MHGTPPSIQPRPWEPAARQRDGPGARRLLRAWRSPSLATTVARMYRDPPSDAPLVLTAINGVVVAYDRLSGRQVWRFQATLQGVEHAPTLCVVEGQRVVSVSAKEVRTAMLSWTAAAEVNCLDYLTGGRLWTCDAVGEKGIGLYTATLLVSGGQVLVTQGTQLFAFSLLNGTLQWQQPLRGLDGSDVVRPVSLALPGHTALVAHR